From one Phycodurus eques isolate BA_2022a chromosome 19, UOR_Pequ_1.1, whole genome shotgun sequence genomic stretch:
- the adprh gene encoding ADP-ribosylarginine hydrolase isoform X1: MDRAVTMEHYKAAMLLSGAGDALGYRNQRWEYNKSGPAIHKELEELGGLKNINAELPDWPVSDDTVLHLATAEGLATAKKGEELLHEVAARYVEGMKDMEGRKPGPSSILGVSQLRPGEEGGYRVPYNPEGTGCGAAMRSMCIGLRYPKPDQLLSLVAVAVETGRMTHPHPTGFLGAVASALFAAYAVQRRPLTTWGVGLLNEACPIARNFVQRRGFAVDETERDWSYFCDKWQWYLDTRGISNGVGPPMWPDSYGPAERDRAYETFSLAGWAGRSGHDAPMIALDALLAAGSDWEELMSSAAFHGGDSDSTAVIACCCWGLLHGTRGVPEGNYVRLEYRERLERSGELLYSLAH, from the exons ATGGACCG AGCTGTTACAATGGAGCACTACAAGGCGGCCATGTTGCTGAGCGGTGCAGGTGATGCTCTGGGCTACAGgaaccagaggtgggagtacAACAAGTCCGGACCAGCCATTCACAAG GAACTGGAGGAGCTTGGCGGGCTGAAGAACATCAACGCCGAGCTGCCCGATTGGCCCGTGAGCGACGACACCGTCCTGCATCTGGCCACGGCCGAGGGACTCGCCACCG CCAAGAAGGGAGAAGAGCTTCTGCACGAGGTGGCCGCTCGCTACGTGGAGGGGATGAAAGACATGGAAGGGAGGAAACCGGGACCGTCAAGCATTCTGG GAGTGTCGCAGCTGAGGCCTGGGGAGGAAGGGGGCTACAGAGTTCCATACAACCCGGAGGGGACGGGCTGTGGAGCTGCCATGAGATCCATGTGCATTGGCCtcag ATACCCTAAGCCCGACCAGCTGTTGTCCTTGGTGGCGGTTGCCGTGGAGACGGGCAGAATGACCCACCCTCACCCCACCGGTTTCCTGGGAGCCGTCGCCTCGGCGCTTTTCGCCGCGTACGCCGTCCAGCGCCGGCCCCTCACCACGTGGGGCGTGGGCCTGCTCAACGAGGCGTGCCCCATCGCCAGGAACTTCGTGCAGCGTCGAGGCTTCGCTGTAGACGAGACCGAACGAGACTGGAGCTACTTCTGCGACAAGTGGCAGTG GTACCTAGACACGAGGGGCATCTCGAATGGGGTGGGGCCCCCAATGTGGCCAGACTCGTACGGGCCGGCCGAGCGGGACCGAGCGTATGAGACGTTCAGCCTGGCAGGCTGGGCGGGGCGCAGCGGGCACGACGCGCCCATGATCGCACTGGACGCGCTGCTGGCGGCCGGGTCAGACTGGGAGGAGCTCATGAGCAGTGCGGCCTTCCACGGAG GTGACAGCGACAGCACCGCCGTGATCGCCTGCTGCTGCTGGGGACTCCTCCACGGCACCCGCGGGGTCCCCGAAGGCAACTACGTCCGCCTGGAATACCGCGAGCGACTGGAGCGCAGCGGCGAGCTGCTCTATTCGCTGGCGCACTGA
- the adprh gene encoding ADP-ribosylarginine hydrolase isoform X2, with amino-acid sequence MDRAVTMEHYKAAMLLSGAGDALGYRNQRWEYNKSGPAIHKELEELGGLKNINAELPDWPVSDDTVLHLATAEGLATAKKGEELLHEVAARYVEGMKDMEGRKPGPSSILGVSQLRPGEEGGYRVPYNPEGTGCGAAMRSMCIGLRYPKPDQLLSLVAVAVETGRMTHPHPTGFLGAVASALFAAYAVQRRPLTTWGVGLLNEACPIARNFVQRRGFAVDETERDWSYFCDKWQCLFLAPSCPGDSDSTAVIACCCWGLLHGTRGVPEGNYVRLEYRERLERSGELLYSLAH; translated from the exons ATGGACCG AGCTGTTACAATGGAGCACTACAAGGCGGCCATGTTGCTGAGCGGTGCAGGTGATGCTCTGGGCTACAGgaaccagaggtgggagtacAACAAGTCCGGACCAGCCATTCACAAG GAACTGGAGGAGCTTGGCGGGCTGAAGAACATCAACGCCGAGCTGCCCGATTGGCCCGTGAGCGACGACACCGTCCTGCATCTGGCCACGGCCGAGGGACTCGCCACCG CCAAGAAGGGAGAAGAGCTTCTGCACGAGGTGGCCGCTCGCTACGTGGAGGGGATGAAAGACATGGAAGGGAGGAAACCGGGACCGTCAAGCATTCTGG GAGTGTCGCAGCTGAGGCCTGGGGAGGAAGGGGGCTACAGAGTTCCATACAACCCGGAGGGGACGGGCTGTGGAGCTGCCATGAGATCCATGTGCATTGGCCtcag ATACCCTAAGCCCGACCAGCTGTTGTCCTTGGTGGCGGTTGCCGTGGAGACGGGCAGAATGACCCACCCTCACCCCACCGGTTTCCTGGGAGCCGTCGCCTCGGCGCTTTTCGCCGCGTACGCCGTCCAGCGCCGGCCCCTCACCACGTGGGGCGTGGGCCTGCTCAACGAGGCGTGCCCCATCGCCAGGAACTTCGTGCAGCGTCGAGGCTTCGCTGTAGACGAGACCGAACGAGACTGGAGCTACTTCTGCGACAAGTGGCAGTG CCTTTTTCTTGCCCCATCGTGTCCAGGTGACAGCGACAGCACCGCCGTGATCGCCTGCTGCTGCTGGGGACTCCTCCACGGCACCCGCGGGGTCCCCGAAGGCAACTACGTCCGCCTGGAATACCGCGAGCGACTGGAGCGCAGCGGCGAGCTGCTCTATTCGCTGGCGCACTGA